One window of the Chryseobacterium sp. CY350 genome contains the following:
- the sufC gene encoding Fe-S cluster assembly ATPase SufC, whose amino-acid sequence MLNIKNLHARIEDGAQILKGINLEIKPGEVHAIMGPNGAGKSTLSSVIAGKEDYEVTEGEILFQGENIIEDAPEERAHKGIFLSFQYPVEIPGVSVTNFIKAAMNENRKANGFEDMPAKEMLAMIREKSEKLGIKKDFLSRSLNEGFSGGEKKRNEIFQMMMLNPKLAILDETDSGLDIDALRIVADGVNQFKNEGNAVLLITHYQRLLNYIEPDYVHVLANGKIIKTGDKSLALELESKGYDWLLN is encoded by the coding sequence ATGTTAAACATTAAAAACTTACACGCCAGAATTGAAGATGGCGCACAAATATTAAAAGGTATTAATCTTGAAATAAAGCCGGGCGAAGTTCATGCGATCATGGGACCTAACGGAGCCGGTAAATCTACTCTTTCTTCTGTGATTGCAGGAAAAGAAGATTACGAAGTGACTGAAGGAGAAATCCTTTTTCAAGGTGAAAACATTATTGAAGACGCTCCTGAAGAGAGAGCGCACAAAGGTATTTTCCTTTCATTTCAATATCCGGTAGAAATTCCTGGAGTTTCTGTGACTAATTTCATTAAAGCTGCTATGAATGAAAACAGAAAAGCAAACGGATTTGAAGATATGCCTGCAAAAGAAATGCTGGCAATGATTCGTGAGAAATCTGAGAAATTAGGAATCAAAAAAGATTTCCTTTCTAGATCATTGAACGAAGGATTTTCGGGAGGTGAAAAGAAAAGAAACGAGATTTTCCAGATGATGATGCTGAATCCTAAATTGGCTATTCTTGATGAAACCGATTCAGGATTAGATATCGATGCTTTGAGAATCGTTGCAGATGGTGTGAACCAGTTTAAAAACGAAGGAAATGCAGTTCTTTTGATTACGCATTATCAGAGATTGCTGAATTATATTGAGCCTGATTATGTACACGTTTTAGCGAACGGAAAAATCATCAAAACAGGTGACAAATCTTTAGCTTTAGAATTGGAAAGCAAAGGTTACGATTGGTTGCTTAACTAA
- a CDS encoding GxxExxY protein, translated as MTENEISKIVFESGLKIHRKLGVGLFETIYEDCLFYELRKEGLIVEKQKFLNIQYEELILERAFKMDLLIENKVVLEIKSVDSLNNYHALQLKNYLRIGKYKLGMLLNFNSQLFKNGVKRIANNLDEI; from the coding sequence ATGACAGAAAATGAGATTTCAAAGATTGTATTTGAAAGCGGATTAAAGATTCATAGAAAATTAGGTGTTGGTTTATTTGAAACCATTTATGAAGATTGTTTATTTTATGAATTACGGAAAGAAGGATTAATAGTTGAAAAACAAAAATTCCTTAATATCCAATATGAAGAACTTATTTTGGAAAGAGCTTTTAAAATGGATTTGCTAATTGAAAACAAAGTTGTTTTAGAAATAAAATCAGTCGATAGCTTAAATAATTATCATGCTTTACAACTAAAAAATTATTTAAGAATTGGAAAGTATAAATTAGGCATGCTTTTAAATTTTAACTCTCAACTTTTTAAAAACGGAGTCAAAAGAATAGCAAACAATCTTGATGAAATTTAA